The Mycoplasmopsis equigenitalium genome contains a region encoding:
- a CDS encoding NusA N-terminal domain-containing protein produces the protein MKNEERTISAADYFKFFEEIANSKNLNIEEVIFCFKNAVEQVFLKMDPDAELEFEISQEKNVFQILKNKIILNDNDFQDGFSHSKNEDKDAFNATYIKLSEALKLNPNAKDNDQIKTQIIFTQLPKKNELAIRSQFSQLLNTVSKENIYGKYKDKIGTLVKARITSRGPKGFNLVIKDDNLVAFMPLKYTHKKYLEANDTSLEIDAYIETVMPDSKYSQIILSTVSNEILIKELKTEIPEIANGEIKIFGIARNASTRSKVAISTNDNKPLDYDVIGAVIGQNSSRINAISEKLGGEKIDIVRYDDNKIDYIVNAFTPARILSVIEKVMTNTM, from the coding sequence ATGAAAAACGAAGAAAGAACTATTAGTGCTGCTGACTATTTTAAGTTTTTTGAAGAGATTGCTAACTCAAAAAATTTAAACATTGAGGAAGTTATTTTTTGCTTTAAAAATGCTGTTGAACAAGTATTTTTAAAAATGGATCCTGATGCCGAATTAGAATTCGAAATTAGTCAGGAAAAAAATGTATTTCAAATTTTAAAAAACAAAATTATCCTTAATGATAATGATTTTCAAGATGGTTTTTCTCATTCTAAAAATGAGGACAAAGATGCATTTAATGCAACTTATATCAAATTATCTGAAGCGCTAAAACTAAACCCAAATGCTAAAGATAACGACCAAATCAAAACTCAAATCATCTTTACCCAATTACCAAAGAAAAATGAACTTGCAATTCGTTCTCAATTCAGTCAATTACTAAACACTGTTTCAAAAGAAAATATTTACGGTAAATACAAAGACAAAATTGGCACACTAGTTAAGGCTAGAATTACATCGCGTGGACCAAAAGGATTTAACTTAGTTATCAAAGACGATAATTTAGTTGCTTTTATGCCACTTAAATACACCCACAAAAAATACTTAGAAGCAAATGATACTAGTCTTGAAATTGATGCTTACATCGAAACTGTTATGCCTGATTCAAAATATTCACAAATTATTCTCTCAACAGTTTCAAATGAAATCTTAATTAAGGAATTAAAAACCGAAATCCCTGAAATAGCCAATGGCGAAATCAAGATTTTTGGTATCGCTCGTAACGCAAGCACCCGTAGTAAAGTTGCTATTTCAACAAATGACAATAAACCACTAGACTATGATGTAATCGGTGCTGTAATTGGCCAAAATTCAAGTCGAATTAATGCCATTAGTGAAAAATTAGGCGGCGAAAAAATTGATATTGTTCGTTACGATGACAACAAAATTGACTACATTGTTAACGCGTTTACTCCCGCACGAATTCTTAGTGTCATTGAAAAAGTAATGACGAATACGATGTAA
- a CDS encoding YlxR family protein, whose protein sequence is MTKTETNVTRKCVYTNQILPVSQLLRFNKNQANNIEIDWNNSLKGRGAYIIKNKDKILEALKRKILHKAFRMNVPQEVYTKVTKEVEEYGW, encoded by the coding sequence ATGACGAAGACTGAGACTAATGTTACACGCAAATGTGTCTACACAAATCAAATATTACCTGTTAGCCAATTATTAAGATTCAATAAAAATCAAGCCAATAATATTGAAATTGACTGAAATAATTCTTTAAAAGGGCGCGGAGCCTATATAATAAAAAATAAAGATAAGATTTTAGAAGCGCTTAAGCGTAAAATCTTACACAAAGCTTTTCGCATGAATGTACCGCAAGAAGTTTACACAAAAGTTACAAAGGAGGTAGAAGAATATGGCTGATAA
- the infB gene encoding translation initiation factor IF-2, whose amino-acid sequence MADKRNQSKNIDQIKSQLKKVVSEVKDGVLIYSGRMSISDLAKKLDINANEIIKKFLLQGKAYPLNYVLSEEEIAEVCFDHGIDLKKEQEINASNFLNEVKFEDEAEDLVTRAPVVTVMGHVDHGKTTLIDKMRKTNVAASEASGITQHTGAYQVNYKGKKITFIDTPGHESFTQMRSRGAKITDIVVLVVAADDGVMPQTKEAIHHAKAADVPLIVFINKIDRPNKDIEKIKAELAAEDVIVEDYGGDTQVVLGSALQEKGIKELFEKILFLAEILDLKANRKRFPIGTVIESKLDKGLGAVTTLIVENGTLYKSDFIVAGSKYGRVRSLMDANYQPVPHAHPGTPVLVTGLNYLPLAGDRFVGLKDEKFAKKLANEKRLKDKQEELYEKTQEIEITGKKVINVIIRSDTQGTAEAIKHSIDKKENDDAIIRVISFGGGQVTNSDLLLAQTANAQIFCFNIKPDLSTKQGAKNFGVRITTYSVIYKIIEEVDAILSSNETPIYEDVKIGTAHVIKIFTYSKIGTIAGCMMDDGVVKNNSKVKVIRNKKVIHVGYNDTLRRGLNDAKEVQKGKDFGLHIKGFNNIKEDDILEFWEEVRVN is encoded by the coding sequence ATGGCTGATAAACGAAATCAATCAAAAAATATTGATCAAATCAAATCGCAACTAAAAAAAGTTGTATCCGAAGTTAAAGATGGTGTGTTAATCTACTCAGGTCGTATGTCAATCTCGGATTTAGCGAAAAAACTGGATATTAATGCCAACGAAATTATCAAAAAATTCTTATTACAAGGCAAGGCTTACCCACTAAATTACGTCTTAAGCGAAGAGGAAATTGCTGAGGTTTGTTTTGATCACGGAATTGACCTTAAAAAAGAACAAGAAATTAATGCTTCAAACTTTCTTAATGAAGTTAAATTTGAAGACGAAGCCGAAGATCTTGTAACTCGCGCTCCCGTTGTAACTGTAATGGGTCATGTCGACCATGGAAAAACAACTTTAATCGACAAAATGCGAAAAACAAATGTTGCTGCTAGTGAAGCATCAGGAATTACCCAACACACTGGTGCTTATCAAGTCAACTATAAAGGTAAGAAAATTACTTTTATCGATACTCCTGGCCATGAATCATTTACCCAAATGCGGTCACGGGGCGCTAAAATTACCGATATCGTTGTTTTAGTTGTGGCCGCTGATGATGGTGTAATGCCACAAACCAAAGAAGCCATTCACCACGCAAAAGCTGCTGATGTACCGTTGATTGTATTTATTAATAAAATTGATCGTCCAAACAAAGACATTGAGAAAATTAAGGCTGAGTTAGCTGCCGAAGATGTTATTGTGGAAGACTATGGTGGTGATACTCAAGTAGTATTAGGAAGCGCTTTACAAGAAAAAGGGATTAAAGAACTGTTTGAGAAAATCTTATTTTTAGCAGAAATTCTTGATTTAAAAGCAAATCGCAAAAGATTTCCAATTGGAACTGTTATCGAATCAAAACTAGATAAAGGTTTAGGCGCAGTAACAACTTTAATTGTGGAAAACGGAACACTTTACAAGAGTGATTTCATTGTTGCGGGTAGCAAATATGGAAGAGTTAGATCACTAATGGATGCCAACTACCAACCTGTTCCGCATGCTCACCCTGGAACACCAGTACTTGTAACTGGATTAAATTATTTACCTTTAGCAGGCGATCGTTTTGTTGGTCTGAAAGATGAAAAATTCGCTAAAAAACTAGCAAATGAAAAACGACTAAAAGACAAACAAGAAGAACTATACGAGAAAACACAAGAAATCGAAATTACTGGTAAAAAAGTAATTAACGTTATTATTCGTAGCGACACTCAAGGTACCGCCGAAGCTATCAAACACTCAATAGATAAAAAAGAAAATGATGATGCTATTATTCGTGTAATTTCATTTGGCGGAGGACAAGTTACAAACTCAGATTTATTACTTGCCCAAACCGCGAATGCACAAATCTTTTGTTTTAATATCAAACCTGATTTAAGTACAAAACAAGGCGCCAAAAACTTTGGTGTTCGAATTACAACATACAGTGTGATTTACAAAATTATTGAAGAAGTAGATGCAATCCTTTCAAGTAATGAAACACCTATTTATGAAGATGTTAAAATTGGAACCGCTCACGTTATTAAAATTTTCACATACTCTAAAATCGGTACAATTGCCGGATGTATGATGGATGATGGGGTTGTAAAAAATAATTCAAAAGTTAAAGTAATCAGAAATAAAAAAGTAATTCATGTCGGATACAACGATACACTTCGTCGTGGCCTAAATGACGCAAAAGAAGTACAAAAAGGTAAAGATTTTGGTCTTCATATTAAAGGTTTTAATAACATCAAAGAAGATGATATTCTTGAATTCTGAGAGGAAGTAAGAGTAAATTAA
- a CDS encoding SGNH/GDSL hydrolase family protein, translating to MNKRKKVLIWLSTSLAIPAAATGIYFASTSTKKLEKGGTSYDPNQVTPNNPIDILEENKPTKPEVNKKLISNVDIKFNHANPIKYLALGDSITEGYTGELENIIQGYYDPKTKEIVGNGYPSHFVNYLLKADKDILTSFSNYAVSGSTAQEWYSLLNLHNEANFIAASTKANKLEVKDLVPLFGTNISELSTVLIDKIKDANLITLSVGTNDFFKLFIREVSKNLDLTYIIENAKNQQELFKYLVNAITEIFNKVDVEAKKNIHSLSKTISHLNPRAQVIFLKYPMPMLRIKQAIDSILTSLSGSEAGDAPIELSRILFSAVNSRISQLFINLENRDEIKIINLYDNEFWTTHKNILSPVILDIHPGSKGYKKMAQDLFVALATEFTNLNHVRANNKYLANTQYFSELRSIPKMIDFKLSDADLISKVFDNNFEEDLNEINSLESKYNHLISNENNVKKIVKYVETYLLYSSKGQDYFIKNIYHVIEGILDSKIMKEIDPDAKIKEFLFVNDKKNLNSITKQFVDSNIIATLFANFQNSADTLDLDMNNVPGVQEFSLNILKEIAIKTFGDEKTWFDFIKVMLSGDYISEAANKEKIKEIVEILIENGLNAKRINQIVLLVKNLNLPSEITGVITKEDFNYLVEKILNNNALKTLVINALKNTIDKSNQIVAKANSFKELLKEVFIANKANAVSDVKNAIYSLINDEKALTIVGKIAAKSLEKYKDYVPAGLIDKWIAKLGLVIKSIDEKIGTIDVVLNNTFEYIINNGFEFGNFGPTLTKIKDELFGSLDRNKIAELVTFVLHENEGFFDENLGNIVSDAILVIKQDKVKTLISKELIKFLKMQKIVSESIDYAPLINDALDLMLTKELDIVVPIITRIYNEIKTNKLDLKTFTFKDIAAIALSIIKPKFDKTNLENTLQIILGSKLISEDSNLLKAFLKDVLANLNDDVYFEKLFEQLNANKKLQAYITQQQFVSLIKSIKNSNEFNRVIDFVFANLNEFKNVSYKVAINKILDTKSNEINEIIKSFVTSLVNNKTLKDIVLNAFEKELVKFGSDAEYVQAVQKLRLQLDADFVSIFENIDAANVASRIIVGLIGEKVNNTKTDYLAIFKDVYAANDLNDLVLKLIKKVSKFNLVAKNHIDLKIVIKNLAKYILSDKVKLKDVINVLAPNAQTKINKFVDFDKLLEIISSRYSDDLILLVDLVVDGMFDSLDQIDSVSTLNELLKLALQNINETKVKKLMVDIIQKMISDDEVLQSIAQKIKNILVKRNLLDDTPQMIVGIKSLIRIIPMIEQNGKYLEQFANILFNTIKANNDLSKFSEEIVAAIKAHKFIDINNISHITSILKTPQFVNEKQNIKAVFDSLFEHLWADEKVVKELISDLNLANLAANTNVITGPELESFIFNYVYKPVGQNSFKQFITNIINDIFKRSNEYANTKKAVDILKIFLANSNYETTNKEFIVKLISDLIDHTDVLPKVIFNKLKAAQINLLDEDLPVVVSVVKDLFSAVKNSNLFKEIVVRLYEEIKTFNYTNNINNDFKTIFGKVVDHFIKNENGKININKIVNEILPQVSSILEETKFSGSQLTQFINLLFTRSVFDKNKSQGIYKIINKIIYAKNDPSNVEYNAFDLLFKAPNNLKALVKAFIKPIARAHISEVINNQKAKNYNIYNDANFHAINRIATFFTWTLRVNVPGAVFHGVNGGWEINSIIYFSINDAFKEVLSEVDPISEANKDKYYLKNEAFVKRVFGDRYWLKNYNSYEKDDWMFIIKYYDQEDRHHPGMLNADNLWYLFKNGHLILQ from the coding sequence ATGAATAAACGTAAAAAAGTTTTAATTTGATTAAGCACTTCACTAGCAATTCCTGCCGCAGCGACAGGAATCTATTTTGCATCAACCTCAACAAAAAAGCTTGAAAAGGGTGGAACATCATACGATCCTAACCAAGTAACACCAAATAATCCAATTGATATTTTAGAAGAAAACAAGCCAACAAAACCAGAAGTTAACAAAAAGCTTATTAGTAATGTTGATATTAAATTTAATCACGCTAACCCAATTAAATATTTAGCACTGGGTGATTCGATTACTGAAGGTTATACAGGCGAACTTGAAAACATTATTCAAGGTTACTACGACCCTAAAACCAAAGAAATTGTTGGTAATGGTTATCCTTCGCATTTTGTTAATTATCTTTTAAAAGCAGATAAGGATATTCTTACTAGTTTTAGTAATTATGCGGTGTCGGGTTCAACAGCGCAAGAGTGATATAGTCTTTTAAATTTGCATAATGAGGCAAACTTCATTGCCGCAAGTACAAAAGCTAATAAATTGGAAGTAAAGGATTTAGTTCCACTTTTTGGTACAAATATTTCTGAACTTAGCACTGTACTTATAGATAAAATTAAAGATGCTAACTTAATTACATTAAGCGTTGGCACCAATGATTTTTTTAAGCTTTTTATTAGGGAAGTAAGCAAAAATCTTGATCTTACTTATATTATCGAAAATGCGAAAAATCAACAAGAATTATTCAAATATCTTGTAAATGCAATTACTGAAATTTTTAATAAAGTGGATGTTGAGGCTAAGAAAAATATTCACTCATTAAGTAAAACTATTTCTCATCTTAATCCGCGCGCACAAGTAATTTTTCTTAAATATCCAATGCCTATGTTGCGAATTAAACAAGCAATTGACTCAATACTTACATCGTTAAGTGGTTCAGAAGCAGGTGATGCTCCTATTGAACTTAGTCGTATTTTGTTTAGTGCAGTTAATAGTCGGATTTCACAACTATTTATTAATCTTGAAAACCGTGATGAGATTAAAATTATTAACTTGTATGACAATGAATTTTGAACTACCCATAAAAACATTCTTTCACCTGTTATTTTAGATATTCACCCTGGAAGTAAAGGGTATAAAAAAATGGCTCAAGATTTATTCGTAGCATTAGCAACTGAATTTACCAATCTAAATCATGTTCGGGCAAATAATAAATATTTGGCTAATACTCAATATTTTAGTGAACTAAGATCTATTCCTAAAATGATTGATTTTAAGCTTAGTGATGCTGATTTAATTAGCAAGGTTTTTGATAATAATTTTGAGGAAGATTTAAACGAAATTAATTCGTTAGAATCTAAATACAATCATTTAATTAGTAATGAAAATAACGTTAAAAAAATCGTTAAATATGTTGAAACATACTTGTTATATTCAAGCAAAGGTCAAGATTACTTTATTAAGAATATTTATCATGTTATTGAAGGTATTTTGGATTCGAAAATTATGAAGGAAATCGATCCGGATGCTAAGATTAAAGAATTTCTTTTCGTAAATGACAAAAAGAATCTAAATTCAATAACAAAGCAGTTTGTTGATTCAAATATTATTGCTACACTTTTTGCTAATTTTCAAAATAGTGCTGATACCCTTGATTTAGATATGAATAATGTTCCAGGGGTACAAGAGTTTAGTTTAAACATTTTAAAAGAAATCGCTATTAAAACATTTGGTGATGAAAAAACGTGGTTTGATTTTATTAAAGTTATGCTGAGTGGTGACTATATTTCAGAAGCTGCAAATAAAGAAAAAATCAAGGAAATTGTAGAAATTCTTATTGAAAATGGCTTAAATGCGAAACGTATAAATCAGATTGTATTACTAGTGAAAAATTTAAATTTACCTTCGGAAATTACTGGTGTAATTACCAAAGAAGATTTTAATTATTTAGTTGAAAAAATTCTAAACAATAATGCTCTTAAAACACTTGTAATCAACGCGTTAAAAAACACCATTGATAAATCAAATCAAATTGTGGCAAAAGCTAACAGTTTTAAAGAGTTATTAAAAGAGGTATTTATTGCTAATAAAGCAAATGCTGTTAGCGATGTAAAAAATGCAATTTATAGTTTAATTAATGATGAAAAAGCATTAACAATTGTTGGTAAAATCGCCGCTAAATCATTAGAAAAATACAAAGATTATGTACCTGCAGGTTTAATTGATAAATGAATTGCTAAATTAGGTTTAGTAATTAAATCTATTGATGAAAAAATTGGTACTATTGATGTTGTGCTCAATAATACTTTTGAATACATTATTAATAATGGCTTTGAGTTTGGTAATTTTGGACCTACACTTACTAAGATTAAAGATGAGTTATTTGGTTCGTTAGACAGAAATAAAATAGCAGAATTAGTCACATTTGTTTTACACGAAAACGAAGGCTTTTTTGATGAGAATTTAGGAAATATTGTTAGTGATGCAATTCTTGTTATTAAGCAAGACAAAGTTAAGACATTAATTTCTAAAGAACTAATTAAGTTTTTAAAAATGCAAAAAATTGTTTCTGAGAGCATTGATTACGCACCTTTAATCAATGACGCGCTTGATTTAATGCTGACAAAGGAACTTGATATTGTGGTACCAATTATTACAAGAATATACAATGAAATCAAGACTAACAAGCTAGATTTAAAAACATTTACTTTCAAAGATATCGCCGCAATTGCTTTAAGTATTATCAAACCTAAATTTGATAAAACTAATTTAGAAAATACACTTCAAATTATTTTAGGCTCTAAATTAATTAGCGAAGACAGCAATCTACTTAAAGCATTTTTAAAAGATGTTTTAGCTAATTTAAATGATGATGTTTATTTTGAAAAATTATTTGAACAACTAAATGCAAATAAAAAATTACAAGCTTACATCACACAACAACAATTCGTCAGTCTTATTAAATCAATTAAAAATTCAAATGAATTTAACCGAGTTATCGATTTCGTGTTTGCTAATTTAAATGAATTCAAAAATGTATCATATAAAGTAGCAATTAACAAAATTTTAGATACCAAGTCAAATGAAATTAATGAAATAATTAAATCATTTGTTACCAGTTTAGTTAATAACAAAACGTTAAAAGATATTGTGCTTAATGCCTTTGAAAAAGAACTTGTTAAGTTTGGTTCGGATGCTGAATATGTACAAGCGGTTCAAAAATTAAGATTACAACTTGATGCTGATTTTGTTTCAATTTTTGAAAATATTGATGCTGCAAACGTGGCCTCAAGAATTATTGTCGGCTTAATCGGTGAAAAAGTAAATAATACAAAGACAGATTATCTTGCCATTTTTAAAGATGTTTATGCCGCAAATGATTTAAATGATTTAGTACTTAAATTAATCAAGAAGGTAAGCAAATTTAATCTTGTCGCAAAGAATCACATTGACTTGAAAATTGTTATTAAAAATTTAGCAAAATACATTTTAAGCGATAAAGTTAAATTAAAAGATGTAATTAATGTTCTTGCGCCAAATGCGCAAACAAAAATTAATAAATTTGTTGATTTCGATAAACTTTTAGAAATTATTTCAAGTAGATATAGTGATGATTTAATATTGTTAGTTGATCTTGTTGTTGATGGAATGTTTGATTCATTAGATCAAATTGATAGCGTTTCAACACTCAACGAGCTATTAAAACTAGCTCTTCAAAATATCAACGAAACAAAAGTTAAAAAATTAATGGTTGATATTATTCAGAAAATGATTAGTGATGATGAAGTTTTACAATCAATTGCACAAAAAATTAAAAATATTCTTGTTAAACGTAATTTACTTGACGATACACCACAAATGATTGTAGGTATTAAGTCGTTAATTAGAATTATTCCTATGATTGAGCAAAATGGTAAGTATTTGGAACAATTTGCCAATATTCTATTTAACACAATCAAAGCTAATAATGATTTAAGTAAGTTTAGTGAAGAAATCGTTGCCGCTATTAAAGCTCATAAATTTATTGATATTAATAATATTAGTCATATTACAAGTATTTTGAAAACACCACAATTTGTTAATGAAAAACAAAATATCAAAGCAGTTTTTGATTCGTTATTTGAACATTTATGAGCAGATGAAAAGGTAGTGAAAGAACTAATTAGCGATCTTAACTTAGCTAATTTAGCCGCTAATACGAATGTAATTACCGGTCCTGAGCTCGAGTCATTTATTTTCAATTATGTTTATAAGCCAGTTGGTCAAAACAGTTTTAAACAATTTATTACTAATATTATTAATGATATATTTAAGCGCTCAAATGAGTATGCAAATACTAAAAAAGCTGTAGATATTCTCAAAATATTTTTAGCAAATAGCAATTACGAAACAACTAATAAAGAGTTTATAGTTAAATTAATTTCGGACTTGATTGATCATACAGATGTCTTGCCAAAAGTTATCTTTAATAAATTAAAAGCAGCGCAAATCAATTTACTTGACGAAGACTTGCCAGTTGTTGTTAGTGTTGTTAAAGATTTATTTAGTGCAGTAAAAAATAGCAATTTATTTAAAGAGATTGTAGTAAGACTTTATGAAGAAATTAAAACATTTAATTATACAAACAATATAAATAATGATTTTAAAACTATTTTCGGAAAAGTTGTTGATCATTTCATTAAAAATGAAAATGGCAAAATAAATATCAATAAGATTGTTAACGAAATTCTTCCGCAAGTATCTTCGATTCTTGAAGAAACAAAATTTAGTGGTTCACAATTAACGCAATTTATTAATTTATTATTTACAAGATCTGTTTTTGACAAAAACAAATCACAAGGCATTTATAAGATTATTAATAAGATAATATATGCTAAAAATGATCCTTCAAATGTTGAATATAATGCATTCGATTTATTGTTTAAAGCCCCAAATAATCTAAAAGCGTTAGTAAAAGCATTCATTAAACCAATTGCTCGCGCTCATATTTCAGAAGTAATTAATAATCAAAAAGCAAAGAATTACAATATTTATAATGATGCTAATTTCCATGCTATTAATCGAATCGCTACATTCTTTACGTGAACATTGAGAGTAAATGTTCCAGGCGCAGTCTTTCATGGGGTAAATGGGGGATGAGAAATTAATTCAATTATTTACTTTAGTATTAATGACGCCTTCAAAGAAGTGCTAAGCGAAGTAGATCCTATATCTGAAGCTAATAAAGATAAATATTACTTAAAGAATGAAGCATTTGTTAAACGAGTATTCGGAGATCGTTATTGACTCAAGAATTATAATTCGTATGAAAAAGATGACTGGATGTTTATTATCAAATATTATGATCAGGAAGATAGACATCATCCAGGTATGTTAAACGCTGATAACTTGTGATATTTATTTAAAAACGGACACTTAATTTTACAATAA
- a CDS encoding ribonuclease J has protein sequence MQPTKIMALGGVQEIGKATLLLEHDNQIILIDAGIKFADMFSTGVKGIIPDYSYLNRENKKQLAIVITHGHEDHIGGVVYALKTTKMDTVIAPEIAISYLKLKIKEHAIKRKIDFIQLEKTTNLTIGPFTIDTWTAQHSIPDAFGVRVRTSNGSIMCTGDFRFDYRPIGNLTDFTKLKQMGDEGLTVLLSDSTNAMRPNHSPSESDILFDIEKYMRQAKRKIIITAFASNLTRIKAVIDLAVKLKKKICVFGRSMVNGIEIGRKLKHIDSPDSVFINKKHINNYNDNELIIITTGSQGEELAALARMSNNKHPYVQIKNGDMIIFSSSPIPGNRMKIEILVNKLYKLGAIIKENGVDGYLHTSGHAYREEHDKIFQLTRPKYFLPYHGEYRMSVVHGQSAIENGVKRENVMVPKLGVPFYMENEVITESNEQINVGPVYIDGNNALESDSKVLSERDQLATNGFLNIILTIDKKTNNIVGKPRLISRGTFYAKNNADIVEETKRIAHGAVLYTIKTKKDWNVIELKNLITERLEAYFYKEKRRRPIIVPVILFLNDETAKELKDVKINFGEKEVSKTRGKRKITDTTKAILKELKEEMSDDLEDNLDLDDDEILDDNDER, from the coding sequence ATGCAACCAACTAAAATTATGGCTTTAGGTGGTGTTCAGGAAATCGGAAAAGCAACACTTTTGCTCGAACATGATAATCAAATTATTTTGATTGATGCCGGAATTAAGTTTGCCGATATGTTCAGTACTGGTGTTAAAGGAATTATTCCTGATTACTCATACCTCAACCGAGAAAACAAAAAACAGCTAGCAATTGTTATCACCCACGGACACGAAGATCATATCGGGGGTGTTGTTTACGCCTTGAAAACAACAAAAATGGACACAGTGATTGCACCCGAAATTGCCATTTCGTATTTAAAATTAAAAATTAAAGAACATGCAATCAAACGTAAGATCGATTTTATTCAATTAGAAAAAACTACCAATTTAACTATTGGTCCTTTTACCATTGATACTTGAACAGCGCAACACTCAATCCCAGATGCTTTTGGGGTTCGTGTTCGTACCAGTAATGGTAGCATTATGTGTACCGGTGACTTTCGTTTCGACTATCGCCCAATTGGTAATTTAACCGACTTTACCAAACTAAAACAAATGGGGGACGAAGGCTTAACTGTTCTTTTATCCGACTCAACCAATGCAATGCGTCCAAATCACTCGCCTAGTGAATCTGATATTTTATTTGATATTGAAAAATATATGCGCCAAGCAAAACGCAAAATTATTATTACCGCTTTTGCAAGTAACTTAACAAGAATTAAAGCAGTCATTGACCTTGCCGTTAAACTTAAAAAGAAAATTTGCGTTTTTGGTCGAAGCATGGTCAATGGAATTGAAATTGGTCGGAAACTAAAACATATCGACTCGCCTGATAGCGTTTTCATTAACAAGAAACATATCAATAACTATAACGATAATGAGTTAATTATTATTACAACCGGCTCACAAGGTGAAGAACTTGCGGCATTAGCAAGAATGAGTAATAACAAGCATCCTTATGTTCAAATTAAAAATGGCGATATGATTATTTTCTCTAGTTCACCTATTCCTGGTAACCGGATGAAAATTGAAATTTTAGTTAATAAACTTTATAAATTAGGAGCAATTATTAAAGAAAACGGGGTTGATGGATATCTTCATACATCAGGTCACGCCTACCGTGAAGAACACGATAAAATCTTCCAATTAACCCGACCAAAATACTTTTTACCTTACCATGGTGAGTACAGAATGTCAGTTGTACACGGTCAATCCGCCATTGAAAATGGCGTAAAACGCGAAAATGTGATGGTACCAAAACTAGGTGTTCCATTTTATATGGAAAACGAAGTTATTACTGAATCGAACGAACAAATTAATGTTGGTCCCGTCTATATCGATGGTAACAATGCACTTGAGTCCGACTCAAAAGTATTGTCAGAACGTGACCAGTTAGCAACAAACGGGTTTTTAAACATTATTTTAACAATTGATAAAAAAACAAACAATATCGTTGGTAAACCTCGACTTATTTCGCGTGGAACATTTTATGCCAAAAATAACGCCGATATCGTTGAAGAAACCAAACGGATTGCTCATGGTGCTGTGTTATATACTATCAAAACAAAAAAAGATTGAAATGTTATTGAACTTAAAAATTTAATTACCGAACGTCTTGAAGCCTACTTTTATAAAGAAAAAAGACGTCGTCCAATCATAGTGCCTGTAATTTTATTCTTAAATGATGAAACCGCCAAAGAATTAAAGGATGTTAAAATCAACTTTGGTGAAAAAGAAGTATCAAAAACAAGAGGAAAACGTAAAATAACAGACACTACAAAAGCTATACTAAAAGAGCTTAAAGAAGAAATGAGCGACGATCTCGAAGATAATCTCGACCTTGATGACGACGAAATTCTTGACGATAATGATGAAAGATAA